A single genomic interval of Christensenellaceae bacterium 44-20 harbors:
- a CDS encoding phage antirepressor KilAC domain-containing protein, with the protein MQELQIFDNKEFGRVRAMTIDGQPYFAGKDVAAILGYANPSKALMDHVGDEDKLNNESLSSLGQRGGWLINESGLYSLVLLSKMPRAKQFKRWVTAEILPTIRKTGGYVASEDTFLETYMPYATEETKALFKTQLQHIRQLNQKIKADAPKVLFADAVSASQTSILVGDLAKLLKQNGVNIGSRRLFEWLRQNGYLMRKGEARNMPTQRSMEAGLFEVKETTITNGDGSIRITRTTKVTGKGQQFFVNKFLRERAG; encoded by the coding sequence ATGCAGGAATTGCAGATTTTCGATAATAAAGAGTTCGGGCGGGTGCGCGCCATGACGATAGACGGCCAACCGTATTTTGCGGGAAAGGATGTCGCGGCAATATTGGGATATGCCAACCCGAGCAAAGCGTTGATGGATCATGTAGGGGATGAAGATAAACTCAATAACGAATCGTTATCGAGTTTGGGGCAGCGTGGAGGCTGGCTTATCAATGAGAGTGGCCTGTATAGCCTTGTGCTTTTGAGCAAGATGCCAAGGGCAAAGCAGTTTAAACGGTGGGTAACGGCTGAAATTTTGCCCACCATTCGCAAAACTGGCGGCTATGTGGCGAGCGAAGATACCTTCCTTGAAACATATATGCCATACGCTACAGAAGAGACAAAAGCCCTGTTTAAAACGCAGCTACAGCATATTCGCCAGCTAAACCAGAAAATCAAGGCAGATGCGCCAAAAGTGCTCTTTGCTGATGCCGTATCGGCGTCTCAAACATCAATTCTGGTTGGCGATTTAGCAAAGCTGCTCAAACAGAACGGTGTAAATATCGGATCGCGGCGGCTATTCGAGTGGTTACGCCAGAACGGCTACTTAATGCGAAAGGGCGAAGCTCGGAACATGCCGACACAACGCTCTATGGAAGCGGGTTTATTCGAGGTAAAGGAAACGACAATTACAAATGGGGACGGAAGCATTCGGATAACAAGGACAACGAAAGTAACAGGGAAAGGCCAGCAATTTTTCGTCAACAAGTTTTTAAGAGAGAGGGCGGGATGA
- a CDS encoding helix-turn-helix transcriptional regulator, with amino-acid sequence MSNTKLKAQRQKTGLTQVEVAKQAKITTMSYQRYESGERMPKADTAMLIAKVLNSTVEELF; translated from the coding sequence GTGAGCAATACAAAACTCAAAGCACAACGACAAAAAACAGGCTTGACGCAAGTGGAAGTTGCAAAGCAAGCCAAGATAACAACAATGAGCTACCAGCGTTATGAAAGCGGCGAAAGAATGCCAAAAGCTGATACCGCTATGCTGATAGCCAAAGTTCTGAACAGCACCGTGGAAGAGTTGTTCTAG
- a CDS encoding helix-turn-helix transcriptional regulator, with translation MREWLIELREKSALSQEEVAAKAGISQSFYSAIELGNRGSKLPVQTAKKIAEVLDFKWDMFYQTQ, from the coding sequence ATGAGAGAGTGGTTGATAGAACTAAGAGAAAAAAGTGCTTTATCACAAGAAGAAGTGGCAGCAAAAGCTGGAATTTCGCAAAGTTTCTATTCTGCCATTGAGTTGGGCAACAGAGGAAGCAAGCTGCCTGTCCAGACGGCAAAGAAAATTGCAGAAGTTCTAGACTTCAAGTGGGATATGTTTTATCAGACGCAATAA
- a CDS encoding helix-turn-helix transcriptional regulator, which produces MFFSERLLELRKSRNLTQKDVYSAVGLSALGYQRYEYGQREPAFQKLIALADFFDVSLDYLVGRSDDPARH; this is translated from the coding sequence ATGTTTTTTTCTGAACGTCTTTTGGAATTGCGCAAAAGCAGAAATCTCACACAAAAAGATGTTTATTCTGCTGTCGGTTTATCTGCGCTTGGTTATCAACGCTATGAATACGGTCAAAGAGAGCCAGCTTTTCAAAAACTCATCGCCCTCGCTGATTTTTTCGATGTCTCCCTCGATTACCTCGTCGGCCGCTCTGACGACCCTGCTCGGCACTAA